The DNA segment ctattgtgtacgaatagggcaaagtttaaatacaagggctagttcaggagtgtaggatctaaagatcctagtgtaagttatgactacaggatatactacctgcttgagcagctgcaagtgccgcagcaacttgagcttgaacgagagcctctagctgggcttgtgtcatgttaattcttccagacatgatcttcatagtaaaaaaGTAACgtgagtgagagtggttcgcgagtagggcgatgacagaaaagtgtaagcacgtagggattctcatgctatagtattatgtgtatctaaacgtaatgcgagcaaagttctaagcagtctagcaaacaggcaataaacataaaccttattacctaggatgtcgagtcttgcacgtggagcgaagcgtcgttgtggatcgttgagagcactgttctggttatagtctggtttcaataaaaacgttttcccatattaaaaccaagttctctataaccaatggctctgataccaatctgtcacacccccaaaaatccacctgcggagtatcaccgcttgggagcgtgacatgaccaggatcaagccaccaattatatcaaacatagcatttaataacaaccatagacataattgatgttcaaaaccaaacattgtatatgtagcggaagcatttaagtaaaaacccaatcataagtgttaacgtatgaaatatcataagtgtttagtaagcattcatgaatccttgtccacaacgacctgctcctccttgtgcaagctccataaagtacctaaggtcctgcaaggcatgcagcaaataatcaacaaactagttgagcgagttcacagaaagtaagttcgtattaataatgcgtatgttcatctagtgggggcttcccatacaagtatatactattggtgagggattctcacatttatccttaacaatgggggattcccattatggtacttactagactagtgcaaccatgtgttcttcttaaaccgagaacaggaatacgtactgggtcacgtaggctttacgtgacgtgcccttccccgaggacagtggtacgcgtgggggctacgtaggctttacgcagcgtgtccttccgacccggaagacagtagatggtattgggttacgtaggctttacgtaacgtgtcctcccgacccgggagacaaatggtaattactgggttacgtaggctttacgtaacgtgtcctgactatcctgaggacgatggtctatagtctagtgattgcgtaagtacgagtaatcatatcatatcaacagtccaacccaattcccaacccgggaatcccatgccttggctgtgtgaactcaccttggtttgctcggcagatacacaaagagtacagataagctagtaaatggtcaaccacgtcctatcatggttgtaatacaagtcaggttttgactaaggtaatgcACGTATGTGTCACATAAGATAGCATGTAGGAAACACACGCGAATCATGGCAAATACGTAACCTCATGTTCAACAGTTATATTATAATcaagattgggctcgcacaagcccaACCGTCTTGTGCGATCCATCATATGTTTCCCAAACATACCCGGCCCAAATATTAAACCCATCAGAAAGTGGCCCAACAGATAACGAATTAAACATAAAGGTCTCGTCCCAACAACCCGTGGTGCTCTTGTGCGGTCGGAcggtcttgtgcgatccgatcGGGTTGTGCGCTTGTGACCTGGGCTTCAAGGCCCATCAGTATAAAAACATTCAGCATGTACGAGCGGCCCAAAAGCTATCAAGGAATACAACTTGTGCGATTTAATTAACTTGTGCGACCCGGTTAGGTTGTGCGACTgaccagcccaacccaacatgCCCTCGGCCCAATAGTTAGACTAACCCAACAACCTTGTGCGATCAAGACATCTTGTGCGGCCGGATGTCTTGTGTGATCGGGTAAGCTTGTGCGAGTGGGCTCGTTGTGCGATTGGACTCCTTGGTCggccaagaagtcttgtgcgatggTTTGAACTAATTCCATAATTCAAGCAATCGGTTACAGCCATACATTCTGTCAATCAATTACCATGTTTCCATATATGCacaaaatcaattaacaactaataaTCTGCCTCTTATcgatcaaacaaacatattttaatccttttttttctcaagaaccctaatcatgcTCAAACATGACAACATCTAAGCAACTCTTATGATTCAATCTAATTGCACATGCATACTACCGATTAACAAGTATTCGATTCTAACACAACCATATACAACCCGATTAGCATTTACATGTTTCTAAATCAACAATATGCAAGCTGAATTATATGATCATCATCACATCGAGAACCATTCAATATTCATACAAGTACACTAGTTATCTCATAACATCATGGCAACCAAAACAAATCAACAACATAATTCAGTAATCACTAACCAGTTATAATCGAACAAGGAGAGAAAGGGTGACCCGGAGAGGAAGGGTGATCTTCGGTtgcttgccgtcgggttcgaagaagagagagagagagaaggagtctagggtttcttggtgtgtgttcttgtgttgtgtaacaaatgagaaaaaccaagtccctaaggtgtttacacggtatagaggggtgggccggcccttacatgggctgccctattggtccgcttacaaggtgtaaagcccaaatggctttgtgcgatcaagtgtaggtgtgtgtgttgtgcgatcgggttaatacatgcatacatacgttACATCATGCACTCAATAacaaaacattcattaaatcCAATCATATGatttagttcacatatgcacgtagcgttacacaaagtaagtctaaagttcgagttgtcacattatccccaactaattggaaatttcgtcccgaaatttggtatgcactcactgaggaagctaggtaaactgtattgttcactgattttcctggggtgtcacatcctccccccgttgatctggaatttcgtcccgaaattccgaagtagtagcttcagcctcagcagtggttgtactgttcgcgaaacGTGACATATTGTTGAATAATATATGTGAAGTGTTCAATAGGCAGTTGATAGGAGCCAGAGGCAAACCTGTAATCACATGTTTAGAGTTCATAAGAGTGTATATGACCAAAAGAATTGTGAATGTAAAGAAGATTCAAGCTAAAGCTCATGGTCCATTAACTCCTCGTGctcaagaagtgtttaataagatcAAAGAAGAAGCCTCACAACTCAATGTTTTAATGGTGGATGCAGTACAGTACCAGGTATGTTTAGAGTTCATAAGACCCTTTACTAGGTGAGTAACTCAATGTTTGAATGTTGGATACTGATTTTGTGTAGGTGAATAGCTCAAGATCCCAGTGTGTTGTTAATATGAAGAACAGAACATGCACCTGCAGAAAGTGGGATTTAACTAGCATGCCATGTAAACATGCAGTGGCTGTTATCAATGATATGGCCAGAAATGATATTAGGATAGGGGTGCCAGAAGAATTGGTTGATGAAGTGTATTGGTTATCCACATGGAAGAAGGTTTATGAGAATGTGATTAATCCAATTCCCGGGCCTGAGAATTGGATACCCTCATAATGTCCCACCAAACTTCTGCCTCCCAAACACCATAAGCAGGTTGGGAGGCCacaaaagaagagaaagaaatcAGTTGGTGAGGCTGAAGTTGAAGCTCATTTTGATAGTGAGGGAAAAATGACTAGGAAGGGCAACACAACCAAGTGCAGCAAGTGTGGAAATTTGGGACACAACAGTATGACATGCAAGGGGCAGGGTGGGGAGAATGTGGAGAATGTTGTACATGCACCAAGTGAGAATCAAGTTGCAGGTGGAGAAAACAAAACCAGGAAGAAGTGTAGCAAGTGTGGAAGCTTGGGTCACAACAGTAGGACATGCAAGGGCCAGGGAGGGGAGAATGTTCAAGAATCTCAAACTGTATCACAAGGTGCACCAAGTGAGAGTGAAGCTTAGTTAGGTTGATTTCAATGGTTTAAGACTTGTTTATGTATGGTTTAAGTATGGTTTAAGACTGCAGTTTATGTTTGTAATGGTTTAAGACTTGTAATGcagtttaagacttgtaatgCAGTTTATGTATGCAGTTTATGTTCAACTGCAGTTTATGCAGTTTGTATATGCAGTTTGTGTATGCAGTTCTGTTTGTGCAGGTTCTGTTTGTGTATGCAGTTTGTGTATGCAGTTTGTGCAGGTTCTGTTTGTGTATGCAGTTTGTGTTTGTGCTGCAGTTTATGTATCATACACAATGAGTCTCAACCAACTAAATTTCATTAAACGTATCAATACAAAGACATGCAGTTAATGTATCAATACAAACATGGAAAACCCTAACAATCTACTTCCAATGAGCATCATCATTTGACCATTCGGAGTCAGAAGAATGCTCCCCCGGGTACGGATCATGGTACCAATCATCCTCCGGTGGTTGAACTGCACATTCCCACCTATCCCTTTCCAACTCTTCTGAGTCGTAGTCCGCTGTTGGATCTGGAAGAGATGCTTCATACTCTGCTTTCAACACTTCTATCACAGCATCATAGTCATCAAACCACTCCTCCTTCAGCACAGACGGCACTAAGTCCAACTCATTGTCAGCCACTTCCTCAACCAATTCGTTATTCTACACATCAACGACAACATTCATAGCATTAAAGTGATACTAACCAAAACTTGTTCAATGCTCATTCATACATGAACCAAAACAAGACACATAACCAACATTCATTACATTAAGAGAGTCTTACATTAAACTAAAAATACACATAAACAACCACAATCATTAACCAACTAAACAATAAACACATCTTCAAAAACATCACTTCGTTAGCTTTCTTGATTGCAAAATCATCTTTCTTTTCCATGCTCCTTAACAATGCGGGTATTACCTTCTCACAAGTAGAGCATGAATTTGAAGGTGGAGATGAAGGTGTATCAGCCCACCTTATAAATCCACAATCTTTCTTCAGTAAAAACAAATCAATCAGGAAATAGCCATATAACTTCAATCTTTCTTCTATAATTTTAACTTACACAGCATAAGAAGCGTCGATTTGGGTTAGCTTCCGTCTTTGATACCTTGTACCACGTAGGTGCACCACAAGAACacaggaattgtgaagcttcgcCACCAGCTGATTTCTTGTTGGAGCTTGAGGCTGATTTTTGAGACATCTTCACAATAGTTTAAGACTGGATCGATCGATTAGGGAATTGGGGTTAGGGTTCCTATCAGATCAGTGTTCTTTTGAATCAGTTTGATGAATTTAGGGGATAAGGGATTATTTGTATAAGGTCATTAAGGGTATATTGGACATTTAACAATAGTCAAACAGTCAAACAGACGAAACCTTGACAGAAGGACTCAGagtgttatgaatttataaagtcaggggctcaaaaaaccaaaaatttaatttaggggctcaagttgatgtttgggacataccacagggacgcaaattgcattttccTCCACTGCTCAAGTTGATGTTTGGGACATACCACATGCCTCCTTGCTCTTGCCCACAAccctatgtttttttttttttttttttgtgttttgaaGGGCAAAGCCTCCACTGCTTAAGTGGCTGACATATGGCGGGTTTTGTCCTCTTGTCCTTACCCACCACACCGGGTAATCTTAAAATCTAGATATGTATATAATGCACTAGTTTATAGCCCCGTATGTTACACGGTTTGACGAATAAAACGAAATAATGATATAATAATTTTCCATTATAAAGGGAACGATATATTGTTTGAATATCGTAAAAACCAGATAGTGTTTTCCAAAATCATCTTCTTGATCTTTAGGATTAAGGTATTCAAAAGTGTCgaataatataatataaaggTAAACGTTACATGCTACAAATCTCTAAAAACTTCTTTGTACACGACATTTGTAGTTTTGTTTGTAATTTGACCATCCTCATCAAGTATCAATAACTTGAGTCCATCTCTGCTTTTTACCCTTGATAATGCCACATATAGCTGGCCATGTGTAAAAACTGGTTGTTTTAGAAACAATCCAACCTTACACAAGGATTGTCCTTGACTTTTATTAATAGTCATGGCAAAACAAACAACGAGAGGAAGCTCTCTTCTTTGAAATTTAAACGGAATCCTTTTGTCTGACGGTATTAATCGAAATCTAGGGATAAACGTTCGAGCGCCAATATTACTTCCAGATAAGATTCGTGCTTCAACAACGCGATCGCGCAATGATAAGACCTGTAGTCGAGTTCCATTGCATAAACCGACCTTTAGTACTAATCTATGGTTTGGCAAGCCTGAAAGTTTAAGCCCATTTAGTACCTGAGGTTTGACCACTTTTGCGACTTCCATCCAAAGGTTTGATTTTTCACATCTGGGTCCTCATGGTTtcaaaatcttgtcattttcatccctaAGGTTTGGCAATTTGTTGCGACTTTCATCCCTCGAGGTTTGgccctcagggacgaaaatgacaagaTTTGGAAATCACGAGGACGTAGATGCTGAAATACAAACCGTTGGATGAAAGtcacaaaagtgaccaaacctcagggatgaaaataACAATTTACTCATTCTATTAAAATGCATGAAATCGGGAAACTTTTGTTTTAAGGATCCAACAGAAAATATTTGATTTACCACACAATGAGCAAAACATAACACATCTAGAAACCGAGCAAGTTTGACATAGTACCAAAAATTGTCGAGCATCAGGCCAAGCAGATCCAGTAAACAGCTTTACAGCTATCCGCGTTTGATTCTCGGGCTTCCCTTTATAAACGACATTTGGAGCCTTTTCACCATGCTCAGAAAACAATGTTCTCAACAGCGAAACCAGATGTCGCGTTTTTAAGTTGCTCCAATGTGTATTCTTTAAATGCATTTGGGTCACTCGCATCCTCATCCTTGTTCCCTGCGGTAATTACAAAAGCATACAACATATAACATTGTAACATACGGGTCAGTTTGGGTTATAACTTATTGCTGATGGGTCAAActgtcaaaatttaaaaaaaaaaagaagaaaaaaaaaactgttgCCAGAATCAAGTGGTTACAGCCTTCATCCtaaatttagaaaatgaaaaaatcagatatttattttaattatggtTTTTATAATCATATTAAAGAACACTGATTATTCTgtaaaattcaaaataaaatcccCTTTGACCACCTCCTATatattgatttatacatgaattaAAAAGAGGTTAAAAACCCATTATGCTGCATACATACCAGCTTTAGGATCTTCGGTAACCGATGAATCTTGTGATGAAGCTAGACAACATGGACGGAGTTTGGTGCAAAGAGAACCCATGTTACCTCAACGGTCGACGGTGGCATAAGAAGCTCCGCGGGGTGGTGTAGCTGAAGCCTGAACGGTGGTGTGGCTGAAACCATGTGCAAGGGTTTACAAGGGTCGGATCCCAACTTTGGAGCACACTATTTGGATCTTCTAAGTTAGTCCTTAGACTATGCAAAGCATCACCTGTAACAGAACATTTCTCATAATCAGTTGTAAAATAAACTAATTATATGATTACTTACAGAATTTTGAGAAAATTAAAAACGTATTGGTGAATATATTTTCAGTGTATTGCATAACTGAATACAAGTTCTCTTTGTGTAAATAGATtacaataaaataataataataagaacaacaataataataaagatAACCAACTAATGAGTAAATAAATATCCTAATATTCAAACAGGGATAGAATAATAATTAACAAACAAACTTAAAAATTACtgagaaaaaaaaacactaataAGTACAGTAGATTATAAAGTCAGCTAACAATTACAATTTTCTAACCATATTAGGGATAAAATAGGCAGATTTAGAGAAATATATAAGAATTGCTAGAGCAATACAACCAAATTATCAAAACATAATCTGATAATCACAAACACACCTTCTAAATTTGCATAAACTCGATTCTCCGGATGAACAATTGTGAACATATGGGTACGCTGGCAGATTAAACAACAGATAGATTTGTTTCTTAGGTATAATAAACCATCTGTAAAGCGCATATAAAAAAGGTCGAAGAGAGATGTACCTCGACGGTCGACGGTGGCATAAGAGGCTTCGCGGGGTGGTGTGGCTGAAGCTTGAACGGCGGTGGATAGAACCGACGGCGGGAACAGAAGGTTCCGGCAGCCCCTATTACCTCGACGGTCAACGGTGGCATAAGAAGCTCCGCGGGGTGGTGTGGCTGAAGCCTGAACCGTGGTGGATAGAACCGACGGCGGGAACAGAAGGTTCCGGCAGCCCCTGTTATCCCGCCTCTTCTCTGTATATGTTTCTCTAGCTAACTCCAGCTCCACCTCTTCTATGTATATGTTTGAGGGAAGTGAATAGAGTTGATTAGGGTTTGGGAGAATGGAGATGCAAGTGGCGGGGAGGGAGACGATTGTGAGCGTCACTAATTAGGGTGTGAATTGCAGGGTAAAAATATATTGTCTATGGGTGGGTGGGTTTAGATCCACCTGGGTCGAACGGAAGGAAGGATTAGGAAAAGCCACGTGGAATTTAAGGTAAAAGAAAGGTTGACAAGTGGACTTTTTTGGATTGTTttattagattttagatttgtagAATTATCTAAAACTACTTATCAAATTAGTATAAAGTATAAATAGATGGTAACACCCTTATGTGTAACTTGTTCTGTTTATGAATTAGTTAACACTTATACTCTGTTAATAATTAGTTAATGAGTTAATGTTTGAGGATTTACGTTTATAAGCAATATCACTGAATATCGATTAGGGGTTTGATATACAATGGATAACTGGATAACACTTATAAGTGGTGTACTGGTGTATATATCTGATTTccatgttttaaaaaccggtttttaaatcgtATCGGGTTAGGTTCAACCGGATTGACTAATTAACCCTATAAATCCATAAAATACA comes from the Helianthus annuus cultivar XRQ/B chromosome 4, HanXRQr2.0-SUNRISE, whole genome shotgun sequence genome and includes:
- the LOC110937682 gene encoding uncharacterized protein LOC110937682 isoform X2, with the protein product MPPLTVEVIGAAGTFCSRRRFYPPPFKLQPHHPAKPLMPPSTVERTHMFTIVHPENRVYANLEGDALHSLRTNLEDPNSVLQSWDPTLVNPCTWFQPHHRSGFSYTTPRSFLCHRRPLREQG
- the LOC110937682 gene encoding uncharacterized protein LOC110937682 isoform X1 gives rise to the protein MVSATPPFRLQLHHPAELLMPPSTVEGTRMRMRVTQMHLKNTHWSNLKTRHLVSLLRTLFSEHGEKAPNVVYKGKPENQTRIAVKLFTGSAWPDARQFLVLSLRDRVVEARILSGSNIGARTFIPRFRLIPSDKRIPFKFQRRELPLVVCFAMTINKSQGQSLCKVGLFLKQPVFTHGQLYVALSRVKSRDGLKLLILDEDGQITNKTTNVVYKEVFRDL